One window of the Benincasa hispida cultivar B227 chromosome 3, ASM972705v1, whole genome shotgun sequence genome contains the following:
- the LOC120074286 gene encoding syntaxin-121-like, giving the protein MNDLFSTDSFRREQHQHPHYSVEMSVDAPSSTTINLNSFFDDVESVKAELTELDRLHRSLQNSHEQSKTLHNSKAIKDLRSRMESDVTLALKKARFIKLRLEELDRSNAENRNLPGCGYGSSADRSRSSVVNGLRKKLCDSMESFNRLREEISKTYKETIERRYFTITGENPDEKTVDLLISTGESETFLQKAIQKQGRGRVLETIQEIQERHDAVKDIEKNLRELHQVFMDMAVLVQAQGQQLDDIESQVTRANSAVKRGTTELQTARYYQKNTRKWICIGVSVLAVILFIIIISVVLSKKKNNN; this is encoded by the exons ATGAACGATCTGTTCTCCACAGATTCCTTCCGCCGCGAGCAGCATCAGCACCCCCATTACTCCGTCGAGATGTCCGTCGACGCGCCGTCGTCAACAACGATCAATCTCAACAGCTTCTTCGACGACGTGGAGTCCGTGAAAGCAGAATTAACGGAGCTCGATCGGCTCCATCGAAGCCTCCAGAATTCCCACGAACAGAGCAAAACTCTGCACAATTCGAAGGCGATTAAGGATCTCCGATCGCGAATGGAATCGGATGTAACTTTAGCTCTGAAGAAGGCTAGGTTTATCAAGCTCCGGTTGGAGGAACTGGACCGGTCCAATGCAGAGAACCGGAATCTTCCTGGTTGTGGCTATGGCTCCTCCGCCGACCGGTCGAGAAGTTCCGTTGTCAATGGATTGAGGAAGAAGCTGTGTGATTCGATGGAGAGCTTTAACAGATTGAGAGAGGAGATTTCGAAGACGTATAAGGAGACGATTGAACGGAGGTATTTTACAATTACAGGGGAAAATCCTGATGAGAAGACTGTTGATTTGTTGATCTCTACAG GCGAAAGCGAAACATTCTTGCAAAAGGCAATACAAAAGCAAGGAAGAGGCAGAGTTTTGGAAACAATCCAAGAGATTCAAGAAAGGCACGACGCAGTGAAAGACATAGAGAAGAATTTGAGAGAGCTACACCAAGTTTTCATGGACATGGCGGTGCTGGTTCAAGCGCAGGGGCAGCAGTTGGATGACATTGAAAGCCAAGTTACTCGAGCCAACTCCGCCGTCAAGCGTGGCACAACGGAGCTACAAACTGCAAGATACTACCAGAAAAATACCCGCAAATGGATCTGTATAGGCGTCAGTGTTCTTGCAGTCATTCTCTTCATTATTATCATCTCTGTCGTCCTctcaaagaagaagaacaacaacTAG